A single genomic interval of Helianthus annuus cultivar XRQ/B chromosome 13, HanXRQr2.0-SUNRISE, whole genome shotgun sequence harbors:
- the LOC110898276 gene encoding uncharacterized protein LOC110898276, which produces MDRRWWRAQALRYLMRFQTEHTCGLLNVARHLTFGWEAAELVHSMRISEYFEEKTIHSRSAIEEYVWSNHETWTPRPLLSVHVRMGDKACETKVVQFEEYTRLANRIRNRFPYLNGIWLSTKIQEVIDKTKLYANWNFYYSNVRRPFGNFDRLLFDTRSST; this is translated from the exons ATGGACCGGAGATGGTGGCGAGCACAG GCTTTGCGCTATCTTATGAGGTTCCAAACAGAGCACACATGTGGTTTACTAAATGTAGCTCGACACCTGACATTTGGATGGGAAGCTGCCGAGTTAGTTCACTCAATGCGTATCTCAGAATATTTCGAG GAAAAAACGATTCATTCTAGATCCGCGATCGAAGAGTACGTGTGGTCAAATCACGAGACATGGACGCCAAGGCCGTTGCTAAGTGTGCACGTAAGGATGGGAGACAAGGCATGTGAAACGAAGGTGGTTCAGTTTGAAGAATACACGCGTCTCGCCAACCGGATTAGAAACCGTTTCCCTTATCTGAATGGAATCTGGCTCTCAACCAAGATACAAGAAGTTATcgataaaacaaagttatatgcAAATTGGAACTTTTACTACTCAAACGTGAGACGGCCTTTTGGTAATTTTGATAGGCTGTTATTTGACACTCGATCGTCAACATGA
- the LOC110901099 gene encoding uncharacterized protein LOC110901099, translating into MQILLNYFYFLGVFKYVYDNWLKDYKEMFVFAWTDKRRNFGNRTTNRVESQHANLKRYVEDRSSLDRIVGCVRDIVETQFGEIRKTFRESIEKTMKHHKHPMFQHLLGKVSHKALDLLHGEAIRKLDVLERFNSSCGCQMWHSCGLPCACRIEKYMREERPIQLEDIDVFWRKLNFQSCKLIDDSLDVVEELDVVRQQLQSHPPAQQKSLLSKIKAVLTPTKSTKKPPVVQQNTRGRPTTKQVQERLDEASRIDEELRRSSFGDANTCFEGSRQSKYDKPRHSSYVPSQASQQSVIRSQKPKATLSRSKSSKKKETRDDHGFPLIIGDEYVGIIERFKSDIPPVSGVRPQIFFSFTVCCIGGRAR; encoded by the exons atgcaaattttattaaattatttttactttttaggagtcttcaaatacgtgtacgataactggctaaaagactataaggagatgtttgtctttgcgtggactgataagaggcgcaactttggtaatcgtactacaaacagagttgagagccaacaTGCCAACTTAAAGAGATACGTCGAAGATAGGAGCTCGCTGGACCGTATAGTTGGTTGTGTCCGGGATATAGTTGAGACACAGTTCGGTGAAATAAGGAAAACTTTTCGAGAAAGCATCGAAAAAACAATGAAACACCACAAACACCCGATGTTTCAACACCTACTTGGAAAAGTATCCCACAAAGCCCTTGACTTGTTGCATGGAGAGGCAATTAGGAAGCTAGATGTCTTGGAGCGCTTTAattcatcatgtggttgccaaATGTGGCACAGCTGTGGGTTGCCCTGTGCTTGTAGGATAGAAAAGTACATGCGTGAAG AGCGTCCGATTCAACTCGAAGACATAGACGTCTTCTGGCGGAAACTTAACttccaaagttgtaaattgatagACGACTCCCTTGACGTGGTCGAAGAGCTAGATGTTGTTAGACAACAATTACAGTCGCACCCCCCAGCTCAGCAAAAAAGCCTGCTTTCAAAGATTAAAGCGGTGTTGACTCCAACGAAATCTACCAAGAAACCACCGGTTGTCCAACAAAATACTCGTGGCCGACCAACAACAAAGCAGGTACAAGAAAGGTTGGACGAGGCCTCTCGTATAGATGAAGAATTGAGGAGAAGCTCCTTCGGTGATGCAAACACGTGCTTTGAAGGTTCACGACAAAGTAAGTACGATAAACCTCGCCACAGCTCGTACGTTCCGTCTCAGGCCTCACAACAGTCGGttataaggtcccaaaaacccaaagcgaccctaagccgttcaaagagttctaagaagaaagagacacgAGATGATCACGGTTTTCCTTTAATCATTGGGGACGAGTACGTGGGAATCATCGAACGGTTTAAGTCTGACATTCCGCCAGTGAGTGGTGTACGACCACAGATCTTTTTTTCCTTTACTGTTTGTTGTATAGGAGGCCGTGCGCGCTAG